The region ATTTGGGGTGACTTATTGAGTAAAAATTTAAGATTAAAGTCTGCGCGGGCAGCGAAGGATATGTCACAAAAGGATATTGCCGATGCCGTAGGCGTGACCAGGCAGACCATTAACGCGATAGAAAATGGAGATTACAACCCGTCCGTTAAATTGTGTATTTCCATATGCAAAGTATTGGGGAAAACGCTTAACGATATTTTTTGGGAGGATGACAATAATGAATAAGAACGGTTTGGATGAGATGCAGCTTCACAGGAAGAATAAAATCGGGAACCAGGCCTTCCTGATGCTTTTGTACCTGTTGCTGCTTGATGCGGGGCTTTATGGTTTTGGATTCAGGTGGGTCAGTTATCCGGCAAATATTATGATTATTTTATCGGTTTGCTCCGGTATCTATGTAATTCGGCTGATAGCCGGCAATGCCTACGTAGGGCCGTCGGCAGATAGAGAAAAACCGGTGTTAAAGGCCTTCCTTACCGTATTTATTGCTGTGGCTGTTGCGATTGCCATTATCGTCTTAATAGGAAATGCAAGTTTCAGTAACAATAATCAGGTTGGCGATATGGCTGCGCCCATATTATTTATAACAGCTGCCACTGCTTTAATTGTAGCTGTTACAACAAGTATAATAAAGAGAATACAAAATAAGCATAGCCCAGATTAGCTTTATGCTACGACCTTTGTATGGTTTTTGCGCACCGGGCGGCCAGAGTCCGGTATTCTGAAAGGA is a window of Dehalobacter sp. DNA encoding:
- a CDS encoding helix-turn-helix transcriptional regulator gives rise to the protein MSQKDIADAVGVTRQTINAIENGDYNPSVKLCISICKVLGKTLNDIFWEDDNNE